TCTTTTATAAAACCGAGGACAGCAGCATGAGGTAGCCACGAACCAGCGGTGCGCCTCGGGGCCACAAACAGTTTTAAGAATTATAATTACTAAGAGCTTCGTTAGAGGAGTTGATTAATAtgctgaaagctgaagagctgaagGGCTGAAGGTGGTGTAGAGCAGGGGCTTTTCTGAGCTACTGTAGAGCATCAGGCTGAATCACAGGAGTTCACTGAAATGATTCACAGAAGATGCTCTGAGATATCCGTGGAACTGTTTATTTATGCGTTCTGACGGGATCAGTTCTGCTGGTTTACACTGTTGTGAATACCTTTAACTGGATGTCCTGTTGTTGTTCACAGGGATAGCAAGCTGACCATGCTGCTGCGGGAGTCGCTGGGAAACATGAACTGCAGGACCACCATGATAGCACACATATCCTCTTCGCCCAGCAACTTCTCAGAGACACTTTCTACCCTTCAGATTGCTTCTCGAGTGCtgaggatgaagaagaagaaggctaaAGTAAGCGTGGTATGGCACAGATCTTTGTATTTTCCTTCCAAACGCCCTTCAGGATTTACCATGTGGTGCACTGCCCGCCAAAGGTTCCCCCAGAGCTTTGGGATGCTTAGCCTTTTAGAAATGTGTTTgttcaatattttattttatgttctgCTCCCTGGCAATACCGCCCTAAAGACCAGCTAACCATGGGGGTGTTTCACCAAGTAGGATTCTCAGAAAAGCTGGATTCGTTAAGCCCAGAGTGAGGACTGTTCAGGCCATGTCTGTTAATTCCCCTGTTGGACAGGCTGGACATTGCTCTTAGGTCATCTAGTAAGAAATCCTGCTATCATGTAGCTGCAggattctttaaaaatgaatggaCTGCTTTACAGTGTTAGCACTCATCAGCAGCAGGTGTTTCAACCCCATTTGGGTGGAAAAGGCTTGGACAAGAAAATTGTCATTTTTGAGCCAAAGACCTTTTGTACCTAAAGAGACACTTTAATGAACATGAAGCTTTAAAttgccacaaacacacaggaacAAAGCCTTACCTTTGAAGAAATGAGTTTCTTAATGAATTATGATTAAAGGTAGCAGAAGTTGAGCATTCCTCCTCCTctacctcctcctccccctcagaAGAAGAAAGCCTGATGTTCCCCACCAGGCCGTCTGTATGTTATACAGACACGTGCGGTCGAGTGTTCTGAATCTAATCATACCTGTCTGGTGTTTTTTCAGCAGTACACATCCAGTTCTTCTGGTGGTGAGAGCTCATGTGAAGAGGGAAGGATGAGACGCCCGACCCAGCTTAGAACCATTCACTCCAGGAACGTCGTGGACTCTGAAATGCCGCTATTGCACCTCTCCAGTGATCCTGACGACTATTCCAGCAGCGAACAGTCCTGCGACACCGTGATCTATGTGGGCCCTAATGGTTCCGCACTTTCAGACAAGGAGCTAACAGACAACGAAGGTCCTCCAGAATTTGTGCCCATTATCCCATCTCTGCAGAATAAGAATAAGGCTGACCAAGCCATGGCCACACAGGTAGCTCAGCAGATACAGGTGGTTTCATCCCTAATGCAGCCCTCACAGCCCGTCCAGCCTCTGCAGACCCTTCATCCGCAGCCACTTCCACCCGTGCCCGAAGAGGGCGCCGAGTCGGGAAAGCAGGAGAAGGACTGTCTCAAATGCAACACATTTGCTGAGCTGCAAGAGAGGCTGGAGTGCATTGATGGAAGTGAGGAGGTAAACAAGTTCCCTTTCGAAGAAGTCCCTGCCAGCAGAGTTGCAAAAACTGAGCCTCTTCCGGCTCGAGGCCAAGAGGTTAAAGAAAGTTCTCCCAAGAGAATCTCTAACGATCAGCAACTCGAAGAGATCCGAGAGGTGGTCGAGGAAGCAGAGATTGCACAGTCCATTATAGAAAGTCTGACACAGTCTTCAATAAACAGCTGTGTGCTCTCCACCAGCCGGAGTGTGACCGGCAGCAGTGGTGTTGGACAGCTCACTTCCCTTCAGAGGGCCAAGAGCTCCAGTCTGCATGACAGCAGGGAGTCCATTAGTGGAGGAAGCAGCAGTGAAAGCAAGCCCCGGCCTATGGGTTCCCCAAGGCTAGGAATCGCCAGCTTGACCAAAACATCTGAGTACAAACCTCCCTCCTCTCCGTCTCAGCGCTGCAAAGTCTACACCCAGAAAGGAGTAATGCCTGGCACACCACCCCATTCCTCACAAAACCTACACGGGGACTCTGGGAAATCGTCCACCGAGTCTTTGCTCCAGCCTGAGTCTAGGACATCTCCTGTGGGCATGAGCCCTCAGGTCCTGAAGCGCTCTTCCTCCTCGAACAGTTTGGGATCAGCAGAGACCCTATGCGATGATGTACCCCAGCTACCATTGGACAACAGGAAGACCACCGCATTGCGGCAGCCTTTGGAGCTAAATGGCAAAGACGAATTAGTGTTCACTCTGGTGGAGGAGCTGACGGTCAGTGGAGTGATGGAAAACGGCAGGCCTACCAGTATTATTAGCTTTAACAGCGACTGCTCGGTACAGGCTCTAGCGTCGGGTTCTCGGCCTGTCAGTATCATCAGCAGTATTAGTGAGGACCTGGAGTGCTACACAAGAGCCGCCTCCAACACCACTGCCACCATCTCAGAAGCCAACATTGCTAAGTTCCTGCCTCTTAACAGGGTCGAAGGGGAAGTGCTGTCCAGTCGACGGTCCTCCATCAGTTCCTGGCTTAGCGAGATGAGCACAGGCAGCGATGGAGAACAGTCTTGCCATAGCTTTGTTGCACAGCAGTGCTTCGGGCAAAGTGAGACCCTAGCTGAGGCTCCGCTTCTGGAAATTAAGGAAGAAGGGGAAAACGAAGAGCTCACAGAGCAGAACACTCAGGAAAGTGAAGGTGAGCTTTCTAAAATCTACGAAGCCTCTGACAAAGGTACTCCCACCAGGGACAGAATAGGCATGATGTCTCCTACCATGGGAAGAACAACCATCGCCATTTCTAGCATTCAAACATTTTGTGCCTCTGGTGGCTTCGTCCCCTTCAAGACTAACATCACAGTTCAGCCTTGTGTTGCTGTGAAGCCGATCATTCAGGATCCACCCTGTGTATCTTCCCCGGCCAAAAACTTTTCACTCAAATCCCCCCCTGTTCCCATCTCCAGTGAGATCAATTTCGACGACCCATGGATGAAAAGGGAAAGTGGTGATGAGTCCAAACCTACTGAACAAGAGAAGAGAGCTTCTGATTCTGTGAAGAGCAAATGCCTGGGTGATCGACATAGCTCAAGTAGTGGTGAAGCTGCATGCTCCCCCGATTCCTTCAAGAGGGTAGTAGATGGTTGTGAGATGGTTCTCAGTGCCTCAGAAAGCATTACACCAGTTTATTCAGCAGACATCCTCAGAACCGGCAGCCTTCCAAGGGGATGGCATCGCATCAACAAGCAGGATGGCCTGGATGACCCTTCATATCGCTTTGCGAGTGGAGAATATAAAAGCCTTGGAGTCACTACGTCCACTCCCTGTAGCCCTCGAGCCACGCTGGAGAGGAGAGGATCGTCTGGAAGGCAGGGTTTCTTCACCCGCCAGAAAGGAATCCCACCCCTTCCACCTGTGAGGAAGTCGAGTCTTGACCAGAGGAACAGAGCCAGTCCCCAGCACCAGGCTCCAAACCAGCACCTGTCTTTTCTGGGCAGTATGCCTGAGGACCTAGGTGGCAATGGCAAACCGAAAGGACCAAGTGTTGAGAGTAGTAGACTCTTCAGTGCCAAACTTGAGCAGTTGGCAAACAGGACCAACTCCCTGGGTAGATCCCATGGAACTCACTATGACTGTCACTCTCTGGAGAGGGCTGAGAGCCTGACCTCCATGGGCTCGAAAGCAGCTCTAGCAAGAGACAGCACCATGCCCAGAGCTGGCAGGAGCCTTACACGCagctccatctcttctcccaCTAACGGACCAAATGGCAACGTAACACAGTCACCCAAAGCAAGCCAATCCAAAATCTCAGCAGTCAGCAAACTCCTTATGGCCAGCCCCAAAGCCAGAAGCCTCTCAACGTCCAGCACTAAGACCCTAAGCTTCTCCACCAAATCTCTTCCACAGTCAGTAAACAGGAGCTCCAGCCTGCCACCTAATGGAAAGAACCCAAACCAGAGTTCCTGGTCAACTCAGTCCCTCAGCCGCAGCAGGGGATCGGGACTGGCCTCGAAGCTGCCTCTCCGGGCCGTAAATGGACGAATCTCAGAGCTGCTGCAGGGCAGTGGCAGCGCCCGTGCTGGACACAGCCGAGGTGCTTCTGATACCGAGGAAAGAGCAGGAGCACTCCAGGGAGAGGAAAGACCAGTGGTCCAAACGTTGCCGTCCCCCTACAGCAAAATCACTGCCCCGCGACGGCCCCATCGCTGCAGCAGTGGACATGCCAGCGACAACAGCAGTGTGCTGAGTGGAGAGCTGCCCCCGGCCATGGGCAAAACGGCCCTCTTCTACCACAGTGGAGGTAGCAGTGGCTATGAGAGCATGATACGTGACAGCGAGGCTACTGGCAGCACGTCCTCTGCCCAGGACTCTATGAGTGAAAACAGCAGCTCGGTCAGTGGACGCAGGAGTCTGAAAAATTCCAAGAAAAGAAACAATACCGGTAAGCGGACTCTTTATTCATGATTGTTGAGGCCGGGAATGGAGcgctgctagcatacatgctaacaacGTTAACATTAGCTACCTAGAAAGCTGAAATTTACTTCAGGCAGCGGTTCTCAAACTGTGGTACCTGAACCGGATGGTGGGTCAGAGGTTTGCTGCCTGCGCTGAAGAGCGAGGGATTTCTACAGTCtttatgttttatatctgtTTGTATTTAGTGCTTAATAAAATGACAGTGAAAAGGACAGCTGTGGAGACACTACACCTCACTACGTTGCCTCCCACCCCCGTCGTTTCTCACTGATTCCCAATTTCAGGCTTTCTGAGATGTCTCAGTAGGCGTACTGCGTTTGCCAGAAACAGTGATCAGACTTTGTTAGCCTCTGGATTGTAAACGCAAGTAAGCCCCACATAGATGGAGAACAACCAGTGGCCACAGAAATCTGGCCTACTCTgtaaactctgtgtgtgtgtatcaggtgTGTCTGTGAGCAGGCTTTGGTCTGATTATGGGGGGTAGGTGATCTGAAACGTTTGAGAACCGCTGTCTTAAAGCCCAGGCtctcagccctggtcctggacTGCCTCCTGCCCTGCACAGCTCTGTGTTTTCCTGTTGTTGGCAGCTCCACTTCAGCTCAGATAGAGCTCGGTAATTAGCTGGTTTGTTCAGTCAGCAGGATgaacactgaaatgtgcagaacAGGAGGTACTCCAGAACCGGTGTTGGAAACCTGCCTTCGTAAAATCTTTACGTTTGCTCTTGGTTGGAGGACGGTGACTTTTCCTCTGTAGAAGAGTGAGGCATGTGCTGAACTGTGTTTCTGAAAGCTGGGTGTCTTCTCAGCAATGTTGGCTTTAATAGAGAGTGTCAACGAAGAGAGCAGAACTGACGGGGGCCGGTtttccagacagggattaaatcCTAATCCTGGACTGCTCAGTAATCTGACTGTAGAAAGCAGAAGCAGTAGTCTTAACCCTGTCCAACAAAACAGCCCTGTTTGTTTAAGTAGGATGCAGTGAAGTGTCTCAGTACGAGGTGTTCTGCTTTCTGCCTCacctttggggggggggggtctgaacCCTCTACTTTAACCCAACAAACCTTCTTTGTGAAGGCTGCGTTAGTCATTATTCACTCACTTACTGCTGAAACATGAATCTTACAAGATACAGTCCGCTCTGGTTTGATCTCCACATTTCGTTGTGAATCATCCTGTGTGAAAGCACGTCCTGTCGCTCTCCTGTAAATATTAATGTTGGAAAAACAGAGCCTAAATAAACCCTCCAGCTCCTCTTAACTCCCCTCCCACTCACTCACGCCCGAGTGCTCTGTTATGATAGCGATCTTGAGGCAGACAGACTGCAGTTGACAGAGTGGGCAGTGGGTGGTCTCCGACTATTTAGTGCTGCTTCTACTCCTGAACGCTGTTCCTCCCCCACTCCGATCCTCGGGCAAAGCATTTTCTCGGCTCTGCTCCGGTACGGACCTCTGCCATGGGGACCGGCTCCCGCGACTGCGAATTTCAATTCCACCTCAGAGCTGAAACAACACTGACATTGACTTTCCCCTCACGCTCCAGAAGCAGGCCATTACATTACACGGCAGCGAGCTGCGAAGAAAAGCGCCATTCTAATCATGTTGAGAACGCTTGAGCAGTCAGGGATGTCGGCCAGGAAGGGTAGAACCCGTGGTCTCCTGAATATAGAGAAGGGCTTAGCATAGCAATGCTAACCGTGGTTATACCCTAAATCACAATCCTCCTTCACTCTTGGTTGCCCTTC
The Salminus brasiliensis chromosome 10, fSalBra1.hap2, whole genome shotgun sequence genome window above contains:
- the kif26ba gene encoding kinesin-like protein KIF26B isoform X2, translating into MSSLTGNKERTGTRSRKHGMTDCSPTKSASFSPEAWYRRACEESRVGRPAPEGAGSFPSSSGTPSPCSGTSSPSSFSGSPGPTSPGIGTGSPGSLGGSPGFGTGSPASGSGSSPGSDRDRAVWCEHCTARLLELKRQALKLLLPGPYSSKDPSLSLLLHDKLQVPSSPRKAWNERESRCDVCSTHLSQLKQEAVHMVLTLDQCDLSPGSPPSLASLGGPRSIQQGPSPPRDWTYLPYHSPTSNGSTSNGSTPCSQHHLNPKHGPKPSSLGVGGGPDRKGGSPGLTNKPAGPPAPHLPTSPNNGSAGPQQTHAHQEGLWSPAAHPSRANGVTLYPYQVSPMVTEGSREGLTEATLNRFNTERPAAHSSPTPAPQTPPTTAPSSGTSAAASFFARAAQKLNLSSKKKKQRPAPPVVCDPPLFPTNFSGILQVSPPPAPPCLLRAISKVRDNPGLGKVKVMLRVCPVSPADSESSSFLKVDPRKKQVTIMDPAANAQQNPTQKRPASNQAPPKMFAFDAAFSHDASQAEVCAGTVAEVIQSVVNGADGCVFCFGHSKLGKSYTMIGKDDSMQNLGIIPCAISWLFKIINERKEKTGARFSVRVSAVEVWGKDENLKDLLSEVATGSLQDGQSPGVYLCEDPICGMQLQNQSELRAPTAEKAAFFLDAAIASRYSSRPDHDEEEHRNSHMLFTLHIYQYRMEKTGKGGMSGGRSRLHLIDLGSCVKVLSKTRDSTAGLCLSLSALGNVILALVNGSKHIPYKDSKLTMLLRESLGNMNCRTTMIAHISSSPSNFSETLSTLQIASRVLRMKKKKAKVSVQYTSSSSGGESSCEEGRMRRPTQLRTIHSRNVVDSEMPLLHLSSDPDDYSSSEQSCDTVIYVGPNGSALSDKELTDNEGPPEFVPIIPSLQNKNKADQAMATQVAQQIQVVSSLMQPSQPVQPLQTLHPQPLPPVPEEGAESGKQEKDCLKCNTFAELQERLECIDGSEEVNKFPFEEVPASRVAKTEPLPARGQEVKESSPKRISNDQQLEEIREVVEEAEIAQSIIESLTQSSINSCVLSTSRSVTGSSGVGQLTSLQRAKSSSLHDSRESISGGSSSESKPRPMGSPRLGIASLTKTSEYKPPSSPSQRCKVYTQKGVMPGTPPHSSQNLHGDSGKSSTESLLQPESRTSPVGMSPQVLKRSSSSNSLGSAETLCDDVPQLPLDNRKTTALRQPLELNGKDELVFTLVEELTVSGVMENGRPTSIISFNSDCSVQALASGSRPVSIISSISEDLECYTRAASNTTATISEANIAKFLPLNRVEGEVLSSRRSSISSWLSEMSTGSDGEQSCHSFVAQQCFGQSETLAEAPLLEIKEEGENEELTEQNTQESEGELSKIYEASDKGTPTRDRIGMMSPTMGRTTIAISSIQTFCASGGFVPFKTNITVQPCVAVKPIIQDPPCVSSPAKNFSLKSPPVPISSEINFDDPWMKRESGDESKPTEQEKRASDSVKSKCLGDRHSSSSGEAACSPDSFKRVVDGCEMVLSASESITPVYSADILRTGSLPRGWHRINKQDGLDDPSYRFASGEYKSLGVTTSTPCSPRATLERRGSSGRQGFFTRQKGIPPLPPVRKSSLDQRNRASPQHQAPNQHLSFLGSMPEDLGGNGKPKGPSVESSRLFSAKLEQLANRTNSLGRSHGTHYDCHSLERAESLTSMGSKAALARDSTMPRAGRSLTRSSISSPTNGPNGNVTQSPKASQSKISAVSKLLMASPKARSLSTSSTKTLSFSTKSLPQSVNRSSSLPPNGKNPNQSSWSTQSLSRSRGSGLASKLPLRAVNGRISELLQGSGSARAGHSRGASDTEERAGALQGEERPVVQTLPSPYSKITAPRRPHRCSSGHASDNSSVLSGELPPAMGKTALFYHSGGSSGYESMIRDSEATGSTSSAQDSMSENSSSVSGRRSLKNSKKRNNTGTQRRRLIPNLTLDTSSPVRKPIISPGVRWVDGPLRPTQRGLAEPFEIKVYEIDDVERLQRRRTTGNKEVVYFSAKLKILEHRQQRISEVRAKYDWLKKELEQTKQHLMLEPEKWTTEFDLQQTFEVDSLEYLEALEFVTERLENRVNFCKAHLMMITCFDITCRRR